From a single Planctellipticum variicoloris genomic region:
- the ilvC gene encoding ketol-acid reductoisomerase — protein MAAKVYYDDDADLSLLKGKTIAILGYGSQGHAQAQNLRDSGCTVIIGQRPGSKNYDLAVSHNFKPLSVVEAVKQADLVNILLPDEVQGDIYRTEIKPNLKPGALLMCSHGFNIHFSQVVPPEGHDAALVAPKGPGHLVRSEYEKGGGVPCLIALSPGASETSRKLALAYAKGVGGTRGGVIETTFAEETETDLFGEQVVLCGGVSALIKAAFETLVEAGYQPEMAYFECMHELKLIVDLFYQGGLNYMRYSVSNTAEYGDYTRGPRIVTDETKKEMKRILNEIQTGKFALEWLLENKANQASFKAIRRREREHQVETVGKELRRMMKWINAKEF, from the coding sequence ATGGCCGCGAAAGTGTATTACGATGACGACGCCGATCTGTCGCTGCTCAAGGGCAAGACGATCGCAATCCTGGGTTACGGCAGCCAGGGCCACGCCCAGGCCCAGAACCTGCGGGACAGCGGTTGCACGGTCATCATCGGTCAGCGTCCCGGCAGCAAGAACTACGACTTGGCCGTCAGCCACAACTTCAAGCCCCTCTCGGTTGTCGAGGCGGTGAAGCAGGCGGATCTGGTCAATATCCTGCTGCCGGACGAAGTCCAGGGCGACATTTATCGCACCGAGATCAAGCCGAACTTGAAACCCGGCGCGCTGCTGATGTGCTCCCACGGCTTCAACATCCACTTCAGCCAGGTCGTGCCGCCCGAAGGGCACGATGCAGCGCTGGTCGCCCCCAAGGGACCGGGGCACCTCGTCCGCAGCGAATACGAAAAAGGGGGCGGCGTCCCCTGTCTGATCGCTCTGTCGCCGGGGGCGTCGGAAACGTCCCGCAAGCTGGCGCTGGCGTATGCCAAAGGTGTCGGCGGCACGCGGGGCGGCGTCATCGAAACCACGTTCGCCGAGGAAACTGAAACGGACTTGTTCGGCGAGCAGGTCGTCCTCTGCGGCGGCGTGAGCGCCTTGATCAAGGCCGCCTTCGAGACTCTCGTCGAAGCCGGCTACCAGCCGGAAATGGCGTATTTTGAGTGTATGCACGAGCTGAAACTGATCGTCGACCTGTTCTACCAGGGCGGCCTCAACTACATGCGCTACAGCGTCTCCAACACGGCAGAGTACGGCGACTACACCCGCGGCCCGCGGATCGTCACCGACGAAACCAAGAAGGAGATGAAGCGGATCCTGAATGAGATTCAGACCGGCAAGTTCGCGCTGGAGTGGCTCCTGGAGAACAAGGCCAACCAGGCTTCCTTCAAGGCCATTCGTCGTCGCGAACGCGAACATCAGGTTGAAACGGTGGGCAAAGAGCTCCGCCGGATGATGAAGTGGATCAACGCCAAGGAATTCTAA
- a CDS encoding DUF1501 domain-containing protein, giving the protein MTSTAPRHDHPHAFMNFNAREREGVQVFGRRSVLKASLAGLAGLSLPKLLSAREATPSTSRQKSVILIWMTGGPSHIDTWDPKPLAPKEIRGPFGVIPTALPGVQMCEFLPKQAAMLDRMTLIRSVDCRHSNHEPNMVMQTANLAAEPRENREAEKFPALASLIAKQRAAQSRELPPYVVLNMKSRSHLAWGGYLGKSYDPFVANDVGSLFALPSGLTTERLETRQSLYSDLDRLRRDLDLSGSMDAVDRFTRQATDIVLGQAARNAFDVSQESEATRQKYGSHEWCKQVLLARRLVESGVSFVTIDLSNHGASGTWDTHGDNIPPYGGIWNGLRPLLPVFDHLITTLVEDLGERGLLDDVLVLAMGEFGRTPQIGTQGSSDGRNHWPVVMSMTVAGGGLRHGQVIGATERDGGNILERPVTPGDLAATIFRHMGVPQDLSYLDNRGRPRPVIENGAPIAELG; this is encoded by the coding sequence ATGACCTCGACCGCCCCGCGTCACGACCACCCGCACGCATTCATGAACTTCAACGCCCGCGAGCGCGAAGGGGTGCAGGTCTTTGGCCGACGGAGCGTTCTCAAAGCCAGTCTCGCCGGACTGGCGGGGCTCAGCCTGCCGAAGCTGCTCTCCGCCCGCGAAGCGACCCCTTCGACGTCCCGGCAGAAGAGCGTGATTTTGATCTGGATGACCGGCGGCCCCAGCCATATCGATACTTGGGACCCGAAACCGTTGGCGCCAAAGGAAATCCGCGGCCCCTTCGGAGTGATCCCCACCGCTCTGCCCGGCGTCCAGATGTGCGAATTTCTGCCGAAGCAGGCGGCCATGCTGGATCGCATGACGCTGATCCGCTCCGTCGACTGCCGGCACTCGAATCACGAACCGAACATGGTCATGCAGACCGCGAACCTTGCTGCCGAGCCGCGGGAGAACCGGGAGGCGGAAAAATTTCCGGCGCTCGCGTCACTGATCGCGAAGCAACGGGCCGCCCAGTCGCGCGAGCTGCCGCCTTACGTCGTGTTGAACATGAAATCTCGCTCCCATCTGGCGTGGGGGGGCTATCTCGGCAAGTCCTACGACCCGTTTGTGGCCAACGACGTCGGCAGCCTGTTTGCGCTCCCGTCTGGTCTGACGACCGAACGGCTGGAGACCCGGCAGTCGCTCTATTCCGACTTGGATCGGTTGCGACGGGATCTAGACCTCTCCGGTTCGATGGATGCCGTCGACCGGTTCACCCGGCAGGCCACGGACATCGTCCTCGGCCAGGCGGCGCGGAATGCGTTCGACGTTTCTCAAGAGTCGGAAGCGACTCGCCAGAAATACGGCAGCCACGAATGGTGCAAACAGGTGCTGCTGGCCCGACGGCTCGTCGAATCCGGCGTGAGCTTCGTGACCATCGATCTGAGCAACCACGGGGCCTCCGGCACGTGGGACACGCACGGCGACAATATTCCTCCCTACGGCGGCATCTGGAACGGCCTCCGTCCGCTGTTGCCGGTCTTCGACCACTTGATCACGACCCTGGTCGAGGACCTGGGCGAGCGTGGGCTGCTGGATGACGTTCTGGTCCTGGCGATGGGAGAATTCGGCCGGACGCCGCAGATCGGGACCCAGGGGAGCTCCGACGGTCGCAATCACTGGCCCGTGGTCATGTCGATGACCGTCGCCGGCGGCGGCCTGCGGCACGGTCAGGTGATCGGGGCCACCGAGCGAGACGGAGGAAACATCCTCGAACGCCCCGTCACTCCGGGCGATCTGGCCGCAACGATTTTCCGGCACATGGGCGTGCCGCAGGATCTGAGCTATCTCGACAATCGCGGCCGGCCGCGGCCCGTGATTGAGAACGGGGCGCCGATCGCCGAGCTGGGATAA
- the ilvN gene encoding acetolactate synthase small subunit: MKHVLSAMVMNQPGVLAHISGMLASRAFNIESLAVGETEDAQFSRITFVVTGDDKVLDQVRKQLEKIVTVVKVADFQNEDIVERDLMLIKVSAGKGARTEVHELTEIFRGKIVDVDLAHLMIEISGQESKINAFIDMMRPFGIIEMVRTGRIALARHTSLSVDQALQPPPVYDEAVAAS, encoded by the coding sequence ATGAAGCATGTTCTGTCCGCGATGGTTATGAATCAGCCGGGGGTGCTCGCGCACATTTCCGGCATGCTGGCCTCGCGCGCCTTTAACATCGAGAGTCTTGCGGTCGGTGAGACCGAAGACGCCCAGTTCTCCCGGATTACGTTCGTCGTGACCGGTGACGACAAGGTGCTCGATCAGGTTCGCAAGCAGCTCGAAAAGATCGTGACCGTCGTCAAGGTGGCGGACTTCCAGAATGAGGACATCGTCGAACGGGATCTGATGCTGATCAAGGTCTCCGCCGGCAAGGGGGCGCGGACCGAGGTGCATGAGCTGACGGAAATCTTCCGCGGCAAGATTGTCGATGTGGATCTCGCGCATCTGATGATCGAAATCTCGGGCCAGGAATCGAAGATTAACGCCTTCATCGACATGATGCGGCCGTTCGGCATTATCGAGATGGTCCGCACCGGGCGAATCGCCTTGGCCCGCCATACGTCGCTGTCGGTCGATCAGGCCCTGCAACCGCCTCCCGTCTATGACGAGGCCGTCGCTGCGTCGTAG
- a CDS encoding DUF1570 domain-containing protein, with translation MGTFWRVLPGLLLSCVVPSTATADDPALQISVRGREYTGRVVASNSSRVWFQGRDGRLEQFPVDWVSDYRELGASFRPASAAETKSALTREFGDRYRVAWSGPYVVAGRAGMAERYATIFDELYRDFRLYFSTRGFKLGEPEFPLAAICFATREEFLEYCREEQVRLAGPVVGVYLSASNRVALYEQPVASDIDATVIHEATHQLAFNLGVHSRIGVSPRWVVEGLAEVFENASFRRRQQGDRTRDRANLSRLRHFSVTYLPKRPDNALEELVRSDAPFRASPLDAYSEAWALSFFLAETRAARYSEYLRRIAARDPTADYSGEDRLKDFRAVFSTPTGVLDAEFRRFIDQLGR, from the coding sequence ATGGGAACATTTTGGCGCGTCCTGCCGGGTCTGCTATTGAGTTGCGTGGTTCCGTCGACCGCAACGGCCGACGATCCTGCACTTCAGATCTCCGTGCGCGGCCGCGAGTACACCGGGCGAGTGGTCGCCAGCAACTCCTCACGCGTCTGGTTCCAGGGCCGTGACGGGAGGCTGGAGCAATTTCCCGTCGACTGGGTTTCCGACTACCGCGAGTTGGGAGCAAGTTTTCGGCCGGCATCGGCGGCGGAGACCAAATCCGCGCTGACCCGCGAATTCGGGGACCGCTATCGAGTCGCCTGGTCCGGCCCATACGTCGTTGCCGGCCGCGCCGGGATGGCCGAACGCTACGCCACGATTTTTGACGAGCTGTATCGAGATTTTCGCCTGTATTTCAGCACTCGCGGATTCAAGCTGGGCGAACCGGAGTTTCCGCTGGCGGCGATCTGCTTTGCCACTCGGGAAGAATTTCTGGAGTACTGCCGAGAGGAGCAGGTACGACTCGCCGGTCCGGTCGTGGGCGTCTACCTCAGCGCGTCGAACCGGGTGGCGCTGTACGAGCAGCCGGTCGCATCCGACATCGATGCAACAGTGATTCACGAAGCCACCCATCAGCTCGCATTCAATCTGGGCGTCCATTCTCGCATCGGGGTCAGCCCGCGCTGGGTCGTCGAAGGGTTGGCGGAAGTTTTCGAGAATGCGTCGTTCCGCCGCCGTCAGCAGGGCGATCGCACCCGTGATCGAGCCAATCTTTCCCGGCTGCGGCACTTCAGCGTGACGTACCTGCCGAAACGCCCGGACAATGCGTTGGAAGAGCTGGTGCGGTCGGACGCGCCCTTCCGCGCATCGCCCCTGGACGCCTACAGCGAAGCCTGGGCGCTATCGTTCTTTCTGGCAGAGACGCGCGCGGCCCGCTACTCGGAGTATCTGCGGCGAATCGCGGCCCGCGACCCGACGGCCGACTACTCCGGCGAGGACCGACTTAAGGACTTTCGAGCGGTCTTCTCGACGCCGACCGGCGTGCTGGACGCCGAGTTTCGCCGGTTTATCGACCAGCTCGGCCGCTAG
- a CDS encoding serine hydrolase translates to MKLGTLFVAIAWIFAATASAANDPGLSERLLPLIDAHQGRVAVAVRHLENGASFEYRAAEPLPTASLIKLPVMIAAYQAAADGQLDLAKELTLRAEDKAPGSGVLTPHFSPGAKLSVRDAIRLMIAYSDNTATNLVVDQIGLPATANLMASLGFPETRLHAKVFRGDTSIAPERSKQFGLGSTTALDMISLLERLQKGEVVSPEASREMLEHLRACDDKDRLSRHLPAGTKIAMKTGSVNNARTVAGIIDSPAGAIAICVLTTENQDKRWTADNAAVVLMAEISRQAWQRFQPLTPLSDPGFTGELVLGTQGEMVEALQRTLNARLQPSPNLNIDGDFGAVTRQAVVAFQKQAGLPETGVVGPESWAALGSLLLEDAPVSDPEVINSEKLPREPADPAAGPPFVTCKAWCVGDAATGGVLFGKCETDRLHIASTTKVMTAWLTLKTVAEDPTLLDQEVTFSARADQTIGSSARVRAGEKLPVRDLLYGLMLPSGNDASVALGEALGGRSAPAEGAADPDDPLGRFIAEMNREAGRLGMTSTVYSNTHGLTEDSHLSTAADLLKLTSRALQDDRFRQIIQCRQYGCRVEGKGGYRRNVKWENTNRLLGTDGYLGVKTGTTNAAGACLVSVGERNGRELIVVVLGAAASEARYAETRNLFRWAWTQVPSP, encoded by the coding sequence GTGAAACTGGGAACTTTGTTCGTCGCGATCGCGTGGATTTTTGCCGCGACCGCTTCAGCCGCCAATGACCCCGGTCTCTCGGAACGACTGCTCCCATTGATTGACGCCCATCAGGGACGGGTCGCCGTTGCCGTGCGACATCTCGAGAACGGAGCCAGCTTCGAATACCGCGCGGCGGAGCCGTTGCCGACAGCCAGTTTGATCAAACTCCCCGTCATGATTGCCGCATATCAGGCCGCTGCCGACGGCCAGCTCGATCTGGCGAAGGAACTGACGCTGCGGGCGGAGGACAAGGCGCCCGGCTCCGGAGTTCTGACTCCCCATTTTTCGCCCGGAGCAAAGCTCTCCGTGCGCGACGCCATCCGGCTGATGATTGCGTATTCGGACAACACCGCCACGAATCTGGTCGTCGATCAGATTGGCTTGCCAGCAACGGCCAATCTGATGGCCAGTCTGGGATTCCCGGAGACCCGTCTGCATGCCAAGGTCTTTCGAGGCGACACTTCCATTGCGCCCGAAAGGAGCAAGCAGTTCGGGCTGGGGAGCACGACGGCGCTCGACATGATCAGCCTGCTGGAAAGACTGCAGAAGGGGGAGGTTGTCAGTCCGGAGGCGAGTCGGGAGATGCTCGAACATCTCCGCGCCTGCGACGATAAAGACCGTCTCTCCCGGCATTTGCCGGCCGGGACGAAGATCGCCATGAAAACCGGCTCGGTCAACAATGCGCGAACGGTTGCCGGAATTATCGATTCTCCGGCCGGGGCGATTGCGATCTGCGTCCTGACGACCGAGAACCAGGACAAGCGCTGGACTGCCGACAATGCCGCCGTGGTGCTGATGGCGGAGATTTCCCGACAGGCCTGGCAGCGATTTCAGCCGCTGACTCCCCTGTCGGACCCGGGATTCACGGGAGAACTGGTGCTTGGCACTCAGGGGGAGATGGTCGAAGCGCTGCAGCGGACGCTGAATGCCCGATTGCAGCCGTCTCCGAATCTGAATATCGATGGCGACTTCGGGGCCGTCACCCGGCAGGCGGTTGTGGCGTTTCAGAAGCAGGCCGGCCTCCCGGAGACGGGGGTTGTCGGCCCGGAGTCGTGGGCTGCCTTGGGTTCGTTGCTCCTGGAAGACGCGCCGGTTTCCGATCCGGAAGTGATCAACAGCGAAAAACTGCCCAGGGAACCGGCGGATCCGGCGGCCGGGCCTCCCTTTGTGACCTGCAAAGCCTGGTGCGTGGGGGACGCTGCGACCGGAGGCGTCCTGTTTGGCAAGTGCGAAACGGATCGCTTGCACATTGCCAGTACGACCAAAGTCATGACAGCCTGGCTGACACTGAAAACGGTGGCCGAAGATCCGACTCTCCTCGATCAGGAAGTGACTTTCTCGGCCCGCGCCGACCAGACAATCGGCAGTTCGGCGCGCGTGAGGGCCGGTGAGAAGCTGCCGGTCCGCGATCTGCTGTACGGTTTGATGCTGCCGTCGGGAAACGACGCTTCAGTGGCGCTGGGGGAAGCACTCGGAGGGCGCTCTGCGCCGGCCGAGGGAGCCGCCGATCCGGACGATCCTCTGGGGAGATTCATTGCAGAAATGAACCGCGAAGCCGGCCGGCTGGGGATGACCTCGACGGTTTACAGCAATACGCACGGCCTGACCGAAGATTCCCATTTGTCGACTGCGGCCGATTTGCTGAAGCTGACAAGTCGTGCACTGCAGGATGATCGATTTCGCCAGATTATCCAGTGCCGCCAGTACGGGTGCCGGGTGGAGGGGAAGGGCGGGTATCGCCGTAACGTCAAATGGGAGAACACGAACCGTCTGCTGGGGACGGATGGCTATCTGGGAGTCAAGACGGGAACGACCAATGCCGCTGGAGCTTGTCTCGTCTCGGTCGGCGAGCGAAATGGTCGCGAGCTGATCGTTGTCGTTCTGGGCGCCGCCGCCAGCGAAGCCCGTTACGCTGAGACTCGCAACTTGTTTCGCTGGGCGTGGACGCAAGTTCCATCGCCATAG
- a CDS encoding radical SAM protein — MLPLHADHARTWRESRFVYPVLSRRSGGLSVGINLNPDKVCNFGCVYCQVDRRSESETQFVATEQLLAELESTLELIESGAVYADEKFRQVPAELRRLNDIAFSGDGEPTTFRNFDLIATEVAGIKRRRRLDDVKLVLITNASMFHRPGCLRALRVLAENNGEIWAKLDAGTEGYFRQVERTVIPFQQILDNITNVACEWPLVIQSLFLRLNGQPPSPEEVAAYAGRLDAILSAGGRLALVQIYTVARRPAEAAVTALTAAELEQIAAVVRERTSLKVAVFP, encoded by the coding sequence ATGCTGCCGCTGCATGCCGATCACGCCCGGACCTGGCGCGAAAGCCGCTTTGTGTACCCCGTCCTCTCGCGGCGAAGCGGCGGCCTCTCGGTCGGAATCAATCTGAATCCGGACAAAGTCTGTAACTTCGGCTGCGTCTACTGCCAGGTCGATCGTCGCAGCGAATCTGAGACACAATTCGTCGCCACGGAACAGCTTCTCGCGGAACTGGAGTCGACGCTGGAGCTGATTGAGTCGGGCGCCGTATACGCGGACGAGAAGTTCCGCCAGGTGCCCGCTGAGCTGCGCCGGCTGAATGATATTGCGTTCTCGGGAGACGGGGAGCCGACGACGTTCCGAAATTTCGATCTAATTGCGACGGAAGTCGCCGGGATCAAGCGTCGCCGCCGCCTCGATGACGTCAAACTGGTCCTGATCACGAACGCTTCGATGTTCCACCGTCCCGGCTGCTTGCGGGCGCTCCGAGTCCTGGCCGAAAACAACGGAGAGATCTGGGCGAAGCTCGACGCCGGAACCGAGGGATACTTCCGCCAGGTCGAACGGACCGTAATCCCGTTTCAGCAGATCCTCGACAACATCACCAACGTCGCCTGCGAATGGCCCCTGGTGATTCAGAGTCTGTTCCTGAGGCTGAATGGCCAACCGCCTTCTCCAGAAGAAGTTGCGGCGTATGCCGGCCGGCTGGACGCGATCCTGTCCGCCGGGGGGAGGCTCGCCCTGGTGCAGATCTATACGGTGGCGCGGCGTCCGGCGGAGGCGGCGGTGACTGCGCTGACGGCGGCGGAGCTGGAGCAGATTGCCGCCGTTGTCAGAGAGCGGACCTCGCTCAAGGTCGCCGTTTTTCCGTAA
- a CDS encoding type III PLP-dependent enzyme, which produces MATILESAVDREVSIYRSARPVVGFAQAKDLAAEHGTPLLCFSRSVVGQNYDLLCRGLPGVEFFYAAKSNPNATILTTLREAGCSIDVCSVGELQAALAAGFTPSQMLHTHPCKTLTNLKTCYDAGLRWFVYDNSTELRKMHEQTPDVTLLLRIAMTSASSLINLSAKFGCAPAEAVRLLEEARRLGMRVNGISFHVGSQTTSPDDYDTALRIARSIFDQAAERGIELEVLDIGGGMPAPYRESVLTLEAYCDVVQQSLESHFGDLPVRIIAEPGRVISANSATLVTQVIGKSVRPNGSTQYIIDDGLYGSFSGKVFDHTDFPILAEDAMVRPTYPCVVAGPTCDSTDIVCRDQDLPDLDIGELLLVPTMGAYTNASASTFNGLDLARQISVE; this is translated from the coding sequence ATGGCGACTATTCTGGAATCTGCGGTCGATCGCGAAGTCTCAATTTATCGTTCTGCCCGACCGGTCGTGGGCTTCGCACAGGCGAAGGACCTCGCAGCCGAACATGGAACGCCGCTACTCTGCTTCTCCCGCTCCGTCGTCGGTCAGAACTACGATCTCCTCTGCCGGGGGCTGCCCGGCGTCGAGTTTTTCTACGCGGCGAAGTCGAATCCGAACGCGACGATCCTGACGACGCTCCGCGAGGCCGGGTGCTCCATCGACGTCTGCTCGGTGGGCGAATTGCAGGCCGCGCTGGCGGCCGGTTTTACTCCCTCGCAAATGCTTCACACGCATCCCTGCAAGACCCTGACGAATTTGAAGACCTGTTACGACGCCGGACTCCGGTGGTTCGTCTACGACAACTCGACCGAACTCCGCAAGATGCACGAACAGACGCCGGACGTGACGCTGCTGCTGCGGATCGCGATGACGAGCGCCTCGAGTCTGATTAACCTGTCGGCGAAGTTCGGCTGCGCTCCCGCCGAGGCGGTCCGGCTGCTCGAAGAGGCTCGTCGACTGGGAATGCGGGTCAACGGCATCTCATTCCACGTCGGATCGCAGACCACGTCACCCGACGACTACGACACGGCTCTGCGGATCGCCCGCAGCATTTTCGACCAGGCGGCCGAGCGCGGCATCGAACTGGAGGTACTCGACATCGGCGGCGGTATGCCGGCCCCGTACAGAGAGTCGGTCCTGACGCTCGAAGCCTATTGCGACGTGGTTCAGCAGTCGCTCGAATCGCACTTCGGCGACCTGCCGGTTCGAATCATTGCCGAGCCGGGACGCGTGATCTCGGCGAACTCCGCCACGCTGGTGACGCAGGTGATCGGCAAGTCGGTCCGTCCGAACGGTTCGACGCAGTACATTATCGACGACGGCCTCTACGGATCGTTCTCGGGCAAGGTGTTCGATCACACCGACTTCCCGATCCTCGCGGAGGACGCGATGGTCCGTCCGACCTATCCCTGCGTAGTCGCGGGCCCGACGTGCGATTCGACGGATATCGTCTGCCGTGATCAGGACCTGCCGGACCTGGATATCGGCGAACTGCTGCTGGTGCCAACGATGGGGGCCTACACCAACGCCAGCGCGTCGACCTTCAATGGCCTCGATCTGGCCAGGCAGATCAGCGTCGAATAG